The Thermodesulfobacteriota bacterium region GCCTGGTAGTCTGCCGCATCGAGGGCTACGATCTGGGCGTGGGAGGCGACATTCTCGTCGACCAGGCGCTGGGCAGCGGTCGGCGAGATGCGGGGCGCCGTAGGGAGGCGGGTCAGGACGGCGTACAGCTCGGCCAGGGTGTGGGCCGCCACCAGGAAGGTCACTCTGCCGGACTTGGCTCCTTGCAGCCAGGGCAGCGCGCGCCGGTGGCCGGGATGGGACTCCACCATGGCCGCCACCAGCACCGAGGTGTCGAAGAGCACCTTCATCGACGCGCCAGGTCCTCCAGTCGCTCTTCTCGGCTCTCGGCAACCGCAGCCGGAAGGTCCCCCGCAGCCCGCCCCCGGAACACCAGCACGCCGCCTTCGTCGATCAGGGGTTCCGTTCCGGTGAGCGGTGTGAGGCTCA contains the following coding sequences:
- a CDS encoding PIN domain-containing protein yields the protein MKVLFDTSVLVAAMVESHPGHRRALPWLQGAKSGRVTFLVAAHTLAELYAVLTRLPTAPRISPTAAQRLVDENVASHAQIVALDAADYQALLWRWGNLELSGGAVYDSLIARAAEKAGADRLLT
- a CDS encoding AbrB/MazE/SpoVT family DNA-binding domain-containing protein, translated to MEATVDRFGRVVIPKRVRDDLGLRPGTVLLVEERGAAVSLTPLTGTEPLIDEGGVLVFRGRAAGDLPAAVAESREERLEDLARR